In Deinococcus puniceus, one genomic interval encodes:
- the hrpB gene encoding ATP-dependent helicase HrpB — protein MSASLLPPTDLPIAEVIPAVRAALHHTALVVVQAPPGAGKSTALPLALLDESWLAGQTIVMLQPRRVAARAVASRMAETLGEEVGQSVGYRVRFESRVSAATRIEVVTEGILTRRLQRDPELAGVGLVILDEFHERSLNADLALALLREVQGALRDDLRVLVMSATLNADLPSRLNAPLIESAGRAYPVEVRYLSADPVGRVEDAVARAVRSALEADPGDILAFLPGVREIRGAAGQLADLEAAGTVVLPLYGDLPLTAQRRALLPDPSGRRKVVLATSIAETSLTIAGVRVVIDGGQSRTQRFDPASGLSRMVTGRVTRDSATQRAGRAGRTAPGVAYRLWSERTHALLPAASLPEVLEADLAPLTLELAQWGTPDPATLHWLDVPPAPRVALARTLLHDLDALDDAGRVTTAGARLLDFPTHPRLAHLLNGAEDGALAADVAALLEERDPLPPGSGADLTDRVAALRAWRRSERTAADVAVLERVERLSKQWRTLLKVRPDLTPPDGYDVGALVALAYPERAALAREDGRGRFLLAGGQGAALPEGDPLAGASALAVAHLDATPGAAAKYSGSAEGRIFLAAPLGRAALEARAEAADVVRWDSRTGTLLAERQQRVGALVLSSQPLRELPTGARVGALAGAIRTEGLHLLNFSPEAAQLRARVESVRHWRPDDGWPDLSDTALLDTLDTWLGPHLGNARSREDLGRIHLLPSLQALLPWPLPAQLDELAPTHLSVPTGSRIRLDYRPGDAPILAVKLQELFGLAETPTVNGGRTPVLLHLLSPAGRPVQVTQDLRSFWNSSYFEVRKDLRGRYPKHPWPDDPWTHAPMKGTKKRGV, from the coding sequence ATGTCTGCTTCTCTCCTGCCGCCCACCGACTTGCCCATTGCCGAAGTGATTCCGGCGGTGCGGGCGGCGCTGCACCATACGGCATTGGTGGTGGTGCAGGCTCCCCCCGGCGCGGGCAAAAGCACGGCGCTGCCGCTGGCTCTGCTTGATGAATCTTGGCTGGCAGGCCAAACCATCGTGATGCTTCAGCCCCGGCGGGTGGCGGCGCGGGCGGTAGCGTCCCGCATGGCCGAAACCTTGGGTGAGGAAGTAGGCCAGAGCGTGGGCTACCGCGTGCGCTTCGAGTCGCGGGTGTCGGCGGCCACCCGAATAGAGGTTGTGACTGAGGGCATTCTGACCCGCCGATTGCAGCGCGATCCTGAACTGGCGGGCGTGGGATTGGTCATTCTGGACGAATTCCACGAACGCAGCCTGAACGCTGATTTGGCGCTGGCCTTACTGCGGGAAGTGCAGGGCGCACTGCGCGACGACCTGCGCGTGCTGGTCATGAGTGCCACCCTGAATGCTGACCTGCCCTCACGCCTGAATGCCCCGCTGATCGAGAGCGCGGGGCGGGCCTACCCGGTGGAGGTGCGCTACCTGAGTGCCGACCCGGTGGGGCGGGTAGAAGACGCGGTGGCGCGGGCCGTGCGCTCGGCGCTGGAGGCCGACCCCGGCGACATTCTGGCCTTCTTGCCGGGCGTGCGCGAGATTCGGGGGGCGGCGGGGCAACTGGCCGATCTGGAAGCAGCGGGAACCGTAGTGTTGCCCCTCTACGGCGACCTACCTTTAACCGCGCAACGGCGGGCGCTCCTGCCTGATCCGAGTGGGCGGCGCAAAGTGGTTCTCGCCACGTCTATTGCCGAAACCAGCCTGACCATTGCGGGCGTGCGGGTGGTCATAGACGGTGGGCAGAGCCGCACCCAGCGCTTCGATCCGGCATCGGGGCTGTCGCGCATGGTCACGGGGCGGGTCACGCGGGACAGCGCCACGCAGCGTGCAGGACGGGCCGGACGCACCGCGCCGGGGGTGGCCTACCGCCTCTGGAGCGAGCGCACGCACGCCCTGTTGCCCGCCGCCAGCCTGCCCGAAGTGCTGGAAGCCGACCTCGCCCCGCTGACGCTGGAATTGGCGCAGTGGGGCACGCCCGACCCGGCCACCCTGCACTGGCTGGACGTGCCGCCCGCACCGCGTGTGGCCCTCGCCCGCACGCTGCTGCACGATCTGGACGCACTGGATGACGCCGGACGGGTGACGACAGCGGGAGCAAGATTGCTGGACTTCCCCACGCATCCCCGCTTGGCGCACCTGCTCAACGGGGCCGAAGATGGAGCATTGGCCGCCGACGTGGCCGCCCTACTGGAAGAACGCGACCCGTTGCCCCCCGGTTCTGGGGCCGATCTGACAGACCGGGTGGCGGCACTGCGGGCGTGGCGACGTAGCGAGCGCACCGCAGCCGACGTGGCCGTGCTGGAGCGGGTGGAACGCCTCTCTAAGCAGTGGCGCACGCTGCTGAAAGTGCGGCCTGATCTTACTCCCCCGGACGGCTACGACGTGGGCGCGTTGGTGGCACTGGCTTACCCGGAGCGGGCGGCACTGGCGCGGGAGGACGGACGCGGGCGGTTTTTGCTGGCAGGTGGACAGGGCGCGGCGCTGCCCGAAGGAGACCCGTTGGCCGGGGCTTCAGCGTTGGCAGTGGCGCATCTGGACGCCACACCCGGCGCAGCAGCCAAATACTCAGGCAGTGCGGAAGGCCGGATTTTTCTGGCGGCCCCATTAGGCCGCGCCGCACTAGAGGCCCGCGCCGAAGCCGCCGACGTGGTGCGTTGGGATTCCCGCACGGGCACGCTGCTGGCTGAGCGGCAACAGCGGGTAGGCGCGTTGGTGCTGAGTAGCCAACCCCTGCGTGAGTTGCCCACCGGGGCGCGGGTGGGCGCATTGGCCGGAGCCATCCGCACCGAGGGATTGCATCTGCTGAATTTCTCGCCAGAAGCCGCGCAACTTCGCGCCCGTGTGGAATCGGTACGGCACTGGCGGCCTGATGACGGTTGGCCCGATTTGTCTGATACGGCGCTGCTGGACACACTGGACACGTGGCTTGGGCCGCACCTCGGCAATGCCCGCAGCCGGGAAGATCTGGGACGCATTCACCTGCTGCCCTCCTTGCAAGCCCTCTTGCCTTGGCCGCTGCCCGCGCAACTGGACGAATTGGCCCCCACGCACCTGAGCGTGCCCACCGGGAGCCGCATCCGGCTGGACTACCGCCCCGGCGATGCGCCCATTTTGGCGGTGAAGTTGCAGGAATTGTTTGGGCTGGCCGAGACGCCCACCGTGAATGGGGGCCGGACGCCCGTGCTGCTGCATCTGCTGTCGCCCGCCGGACGGCCTGTGCAGGTCACGCAGGATTTGCGCTCGTTCTGGAATTCCAGCTATTTCGAGGTTCGCAAGGACTTACGGGGACGCTATCCCAAGCACCCTTGGCCCGACGATCCTTGGACACACGCGCCGATGAAAGGCACCAAAAAACGGGGCGTGTAG
- a CDS encoding HAD family hydrolase yields the protein MTPVRAVLFDLDGTLHDRNATVQSWLSGHMERFGLPAGYAERFTELDDFGYRAKREVFPDLIGEFGLLHDSEQLFQDFATHFLTAPALMPYAVNALDELRAAGIRIGVVTNGWKDVQTACLEGCGLRPLVDDVVISKEVGLSKPDPRIYTLALERLGVSAAETWFVGDSPKNDVWRPQQVGMRAAFLPTGHALNGETPDAVLRDLRDVLRLEGLPVPI from the coding sequence TTGACTCCAGTACGCGCCGTTCTGTTCGATCTGGACGGCACCTTGCATGACCGAAACGCCACCGTGCAAAGCTGGCTGAGCGGGCATATGGAACGGTTTGGTCTGCCTGCTGGGTATGCAGAAAGGTTCACCGAGTTGGACGATTTTGGGTACAGAGCTAAGCGGGAAGTTTTCCCAGATTTGATCGGGGAATTTGGCTTACTGCACGACTCCGAGCAGTTATTCCAAGATTTTGCCACCCATTTCCTGACTGCTCCTGCCCTCATGCCATACGCGGTAAACGCACTGGACGAGTTGCGAGCGGCTGGAATCCGAATAGGCGTCGTCACCAACGGCTGGAAGGACGTACAGACCGCCTGTTTGGAAGGCTGCGGTCTCCGGCCCCTTGTCGATGATGTCGTGATCAGCAAGGAAGTGGGCCTGAGCAAACCTGACCCCCGCATCTACACGCTGGCGCTGGAACGGCTGGGCGTGTCGGCGGCGGAAACTTGGTTTGTAGGCGACTCGCCCAAAAATGACGTGTGGAGGCCACAGCAAGTGGGGATGCGAGCAGCCTTCCTGCCCACCGGACACGCGCTGAATGGGGAAACGCCGGATGCGGTGCTGCGCGATTTGCGGGACGTTCTAAGGCTAGAGGGGCTGCCTGTTCCGATATAG
- a CDS encoding SDR family oxidoreductase, with product MTQPVTLITGATGGIGAALARALAGAHDLILVGRDPAKLDTLQAEVGGETLTLDLTRPETFAGALAGLGRVTNLIHNAGMVELGAVAEQNYAVWTHTLTVNVVAPAELTRLLLARVRAERGTVLFVNSGAGLRAGAEWASYAASKHALKALADALRDEEAPHDVRVTSLYPGRTATEMQRKVRGQEGATYDPTAFVQAETVADAICSVLNLPRDATIPDLSIRPGPR from the coding sequence ATGACCCAACCCGTGACCCTCATCACCGGTGCCACTGGCGGCATCGGCGCAGCGCTCGCCCGCGCTTTGGCTGGCGCACACGACCTGATTCTGGTGGGGCGTGACCCAGCCAAACTGGACACGTTGCAGGCAGAAGTGGGCGGCGAAACATTGACCCTTGATCTGACGCGGCCCGAAACGTTTGCGGGGGCTTTGGCTGGATTGGGCCGCGTGACTAACCTGATTCACAACGCCGGAATGGTGGAATTGGGCGCGGTGGCCGAGCAGAATTACGCGGTGTGGACGCACACCCTGACCGTGAACGTGGTGGCCCCCGCCGAACTGACCCGGCTGCTGCTGGCGCGTGTGCGGGCAGAGCGCGGCACGGTTCTGTTCGTGAACAGCGGCGCGGGACTGCGGGCGGGCGCAGAGTGGGCCAGTTACGCCGCCAGCAAGCACGCCCTGAAAGCCTTGGCCGACGCCCTGCGCGACGAGGAAGCGCCCCACGACGTGCGCGTCACCAGCCTCTATCCGGGCCGCACCGCCACCGAAATGCAGCGCAAGGTGCGCGGGCAGGAAGGCGCAACGTATGACCCTACCGCCTTCGTACAGGCCGAAACGGTGGCCGACGCTATCTGCTCTGTGCTGAACTTGCCGCGTGACGCCACCATCCCTGATCTCAGCATTCGTCCGGGGCCGCGTTGA